A single window of Planctomycetaceae bacterium DNA harbors:
- the xseB gene encoding exodeoxyribonuclease VII small subunit has protein sequence MAKKKSKPDSPSGEDSEITVEAAMSELSDIVGLLESGQAPLEESLQQFERGMKLLRRCHAILDAAAGANRTGDSPDRRRLRRNDRL, from the coding sequence ATGGCGAAGAAAAAGTCAAAACCCGATTCACCCAGCGGCGAGGATTCCGAGATCACGGTCGAAGCGGCGATGTCGGAACTGAGCGACATTGTGGGGTTGCTGGAATCCGGGCAGGCTCCGCTGGAAGAATCGCTGCAGCAGTTCGAACGCGGCATGAAATTGCTGCGCCGGTGCCACGCCATTCTCGACGCCGCCGCAGGGGCGAATAGAACTGGTGACTCGCCTGACCGCAGACGGCTCCGTCGAAACGACAGACTTTGA
- a CDS encoding RDD family protein, whose amino-acid sequence MSSQLIVDTRVTVETPEGVDFRFVIAGPGKRGMAFVMDTVLVTVVSIAIIWLVSILMAFSGTVSGAMMGVILLVIFVAQWLYRALFEAFWNGQTPGKRSAGLRVVRTNGTPIGWFEAFGRSVLLVADGFVLVPVHPDIPPFIPTYSVALLSMFATARMQRLGDIFFDTMVIDESREFISRAAGVTHGIEPIARTECSGRYHVPERTLAVIERLFEGDRIITDGRREEIARPLSSALRRQLGFAEPPVDPRNPNTYFRDAPVQHTAFLRRILKTFSEDPREKKTTDRDAAAAQDSLDHTAISHIAERSRQNRREHNPFAQPGRASAVGTNAAASTVAAAAIPPEAAQHSGEPRDGIQSLQEVADEDTSRDQPPTGNRPEDLL is encoded by the coding sequence ATGAGCAGCCAACTGATCGTCGACACGCGAGTGACCGTGGAAACGCCCGAAGGCGTCGACTTTCGGTTTGTGATCGCCGGACCCGGCAAGCGCGGCATGGCATTTGTGATGGACACCGTTCTGGTGACGGTTGTCTCCATCGCGATCATCTGGCTGGTGTCGATCCTGATGGCCTTCAGCGGCACGGTTTCGGGAGCGATGATGGGAGTGATCCTGCTGGTCATCTTCGTCGCACAATGGCTGTATCGAGCCCTGTTTGAAGCGTTCTGGAACGGACAGACTCCTGGAAAACGATCGGCGGGCCTGCGAGTCGTGCGGACGAACGGCACACCCATCGGCTGGTTTGAAGCCTTCGGCCGCAGCGTGCTGCTGGTTGCCGACGGGTTCGTGCTGGTTCCCGTTCATCCTGACATTCCGCCATTTATTCCCACTTACAGCGTGGCGCTGCTGTCGATGTTCGCGACGGCTCGAATGCAGCGGCTGGGCGACATCTTCTTCGACACAATGGTGATCGACGAGTCGCGGGAATTCATCAGCCGCGCAGCCGGCGTGACTCACGGAATTGAGCCGATCGCGCGAACCGAGTGTTCCGGCCGCTACCATGTTCCGGAACGAACTCTGGCCGTGATTGAGCGGCTGTTCGAAGGCGATCGCATCATCACCGACGGACGCCGTGAAGAGATCGCTCGACCACTGTCCTCCGCACTGCGGCGGCAACTGGGGTTTGCCGAGCCGCCCGTTGATCCTCGCAACCCCAACACGTATTTTCGAGACGCGCCGGTGCAGCACACGGCGTTCTTGCGGCGCATTCTGAAGACGTTTTCCGAAGACCCGCGCGAGAAGAAGACAACCGACCGCGATGCCGCCGCGGCGCAGGATTCCCTGGATCACACCGCGATTTCTCACATCGCCGAACGATCCCGGCAGAATCGTCGTGAACACAACCCGTTCGCGCAGCCGGGCAGGGCTTCCGCCGTCGGAACGAATGCAGCCGCGTCCACCGTCGCAGCAGCGGCAATTCCGCCAGAAGCCGCGCAACACAGCGGCGAACCGCGGGACGGAATTCAGTCGCTACAGGAAGTCGCCGACGAAGACACGTCCCGTGATCAGCCGCCGACAGGCAACCGTCCGGAGGATCTTCTGTGA
- a CDS encoding stage II sporulation protein M codes for MNRERFIKQRRGDWQQFEALLQRMKGSRLGRWSGRDIGNLSRLYRSICYDLSLVQSREWGARLEQYLNDLVAQGHNCLYRSPPRSIHGVLKFLAEDYPRLLRARKEFFFVALALFVVPFLVSMIVATIDPVLAEQLVDRVVMEEAGESYEKDFYEDGDVSYADQRSAMAGFYVQHNVGIALQCFGLGVFFGVGTAVTLLFNGIALGAITGFIINQGHSDRFFSFAISHGSFELTAIVISGAAGLLIGWGMIHPGNRTRMESLRYHGLEAIKLASGAAVMLLIAALIEAYFSPMPGIPHAVKYAVGTMLWILVIAYLGFAGREADAA; via the coding sequence GTGAATCGCGAACGGTTCATCAAGCAGCGCCGCGGCGACTGGCAGCAGTTCGAAGCTCTGCTTCAGCGCATGAAGGGTTCCCGGCTGGGCCGGTGGAGCGGTCGCGACATCGGCAACCTGTCGCGACTGTACCGTTCAATCTGCTACGACCTGTCGCTGGTCCAGTCGCGTGAATGGGGAGCCCGGCTGGAACAGTACCTGAACGACCTGGTCGCTCAGGGCCACAACTGCCTGTACCGGTCGCCGCCGCGATCGATTCACGGAGTGCTGAAGTTTCTGGCCGAAGATTATCCGCGGCTGCTGCGAGCCAGGAAGGAGTTTTTCTTCGTGGCGCTGGCCCTGTTTGTGGTGCCGTTCCTGGTATCGATGATCGTGGCGACGATCGACCCGGTGCTGGCCGAACAGCTTGTCGACAGGGTCGTGATGGAAGAAGCCGGTGAAAGCTATGAGAAGGATTTCTACGAGGACGGCGACGTCAGCTATGCCGACCAGCGATCCGCGATGGCCGGCTTCTATGTGCAGCACAACGTCGGCATCGCGCTGCAGTGTTTTGGTCTGGGAGTCTTCTTCGGCGTGGGAACGGCGGTGACGCTGTTGTTCAACGGCATCGCTCTGGGCGCGATTACGGGCTTCATTATCAACCAGGGACATTCCGACCGATTCTTCAGCTTCGCGATTTCGCACGGTTCGTTTGAACTGACGGCGATTGTCATTTCCGGAGCCGCCGGGCTGCTGATCGGCTGGGGCATGATTCATCCCGGCAACCGGACTCGCATGGAATCGCTGCGGTACCACGGTCTGGAAGCGATCAAGCTGGCCAGCGGAGCCGCCGTGATGCTGCTGATCGCCGCATTAATCGAAGCCTACTTTTCGCCGATGCCCGGAATTCCTCACGCCGTCAAGTATGCGGTGGGCACGATGCTGTGGATCCTGGTGATCGCTTACCTTGGATTCGCCGGACGGGAGGCTGATGCGGCATGA